The Culex pipiens pallens isolate TS chromosome 2, TS_CPP_V2, whole genome shotgun sequence DNA window cactcaactgtgtacaatattgcagaaaaagtactggaacgcgctacccaggcaaaatttTTGCTGCTTCTccccttgcagaacttctgcaaaagagagagatgaagagagtgagctgaaaagtacgggaacgtgctgcaaaaaagtgacttatgctggctgcagaattctgcagaagctgcagaaattctgcaattctgcaagtacgggaatagacctattatTATTTATGTAAGAAAAGCAAGATATTATGTTATAGGcatgaccaaaattacaaagCACTCGCTGCAGTAGCGCTGGCCAcgaaaataatggaaaattaGAAGGAAGAAGTCAAGCATTGtttgatttatattttattccagaattattgatgaatagtcaaaaaaattacaattttgtttgattttgaatcCTCAAGAGATCTAACAAATTAATCAGATTAGGTAAACCATTTCCATTTTACAACCAaaatgtcccctcttcggaacTTGTCGGTCATTCCAGCTGGCATTCCGGCACGTTTAGGGATAGAATGATTTTTCTGACCGAAAATTTATTGTCTCTTCTTTTCGCAGTTTCTCTCGTATTACGTCCCATTTCGTTTCAATAGTGTTGCAACTTTCACGCAACAGTAGCACCTGTTGCAGTCACATGTGTGAAAATTCTAACCAGGATGGGTCATGTGAAGATTAGTGGAGTATAGGATTGTGATATTTGGAAGAGAAATTCTCTACATAATTATTCTATttcctttatttaaaaatctttcaagATTTATGCAATAGTAACATGTTTTAatgtaataacttttgataaattttgcaaTCTTGAATGATTAGCGATTACCTTTTTACAGCCGCTAACGTTTAATCTGTAAAACTAGCTTTAGGTATGCTAACTATTTTCGTAGGGGGTACCGATATCCAGTGACTTTGCTGCTTTATCAACTAATTCGCAAATAAAACAGCAAAACTACTGGACATCCTTAATAACTCCCTCTGCATATTTGCTTAGGCTGTAACATGTAACTTTTATAGGCTTAAACATTTAAGTATATTCAATACACCGTTTAATTCTTCGTTGAACTGAtctcttttaaataaattctttcGCTGCCGTTCGGTTCCTGTGATTATGTTTAAATCTGTCTCTTTTCCGTTAAAAATCAGTCCAATCGGTTTCTGTTTTGAGAGTACTTGAGAGTTTGGAAGTTAAAAGTGTTGCTCTGATATGGGCCTCCACTTTGGAATAGATTTTGGAACACAATAAATACTAAAGTGGGGGGAGGTTGAGGGTCTTTACGTTTCGAGACTAAAAGATAACTTATATGCTATCGTAAAATACGGCCAACCAGGCGAAGCTTGGTTCGTAATAAACGCTAAAGAATAATACTATGTTTCGCGTGTTTTAAAAACAGATAACGTTTACAACTTAAATGTGGGTTTACGCACAGTTAAAACAAGTAAAtggcaaacaaaaaatagaCCGTTTGCCCTTTGAAACTCTGCATCAGGTTGAACGTATGCAAGTGTTCAGTGGATTTCTACTAAATACTGCTGGAATGTTTCGTTAAGATTCATCAGTTTCGTAAGTAGCTAATGATTTCTGGTACGTGGATGGTCGTGATTGTCGCGGTTGAAAAACGCAACGGAATCACCGGCAAAGTGGAGATTTGAGGGTGGGTGCAACTATTTGCTAAAAAATGCTGTCAGATTCAAGGGCACTTTCGCTATACTAACTCCTCTTTCTTCATAACATCTTCAGTTATTCTCTCTCTTAAGGCATACAAATTACGAGTAAGGCAAAAAAGCTTTGCTTGCAACAATCAACTGTTTAGAGTAAAGTAGTTATTTATTCTCTTGTAAAATGCAAGCGTTTCGTTCGTCGGATCGAGCGCGAGACTTGAATCCACACGATGAGTAAAAATAGGGTCGTAGATTTTGTTTCGTTAGATTCGCTGACTTTCCGCCTTACCTATGTACACAAATCAAAACGGTCATGCTCACCTCTCAGCAATTGCTGTGCCTCGCACCGCGCATCAACGGAACCAGCAGCGACGGCGGCCCCGCTTGACGCAGGAACGGATGCGCGAGCAGTTCCGCAGCGGTAGCCCGCTGTACGGGATCCCGCACGAGCATGCGATCGAGGAAGTTCTGCAGCCGGCTCGACACCTTGTGCGAGTTCTTCAACTTTGGCGGCGGCATGTCCCGAATTCGACGCATCGCCTGCAGGGGCGGCTCGTTGAAGAATGGCGGCTCACCATCAATCATCTCAATGACCATGATTCCGAGCGACCAAATGTCCACCTCGGGACCGTAGGGAAGCCGCGAGATGACCTCGGGCGACATCCAGTACGGCGTACCGACCAGCGATTTGCGCTTGGGCAGTTCCTGCGAAACTTGCGCGCAAAAGCCGAAATCGGACAGCTTCACCCGCCCATCCGAGGCCAGCAGGATCGAGTCCGATTTGATGTCCCGATGGATTACTCCCTTGATTTGCACACGACATAGAACAAAGAGACACAAATGAGCATCTTGCTATCGAGCAACCGGCACACAAACATCAAACATACCTGTGAGTGCAGATAGGACAGCGCCTTCAGGCACTGCTTGCACACCGTTGCGATCTGCTCTTCGTCCATGCGCGAGTGGGTCACGATGTCGGTCAGCGCACCTCCCTCGAGGTACTCCATCACAACCCACAACTCGTCGTTCACGAGGAAGCTGCTGTACGTCTCGACGATGTTCGGGTGGTGGTAGTCTCGCATGATAACGACCTCGTTGAACAGCAACTCGCGACGTTGCTGCTTCCGTAGGTCCATCTTCTTGACGGCCACTTGACGACCTGCCGGGAAAAGTTTATTCAGTTCATGTCTCTACCCCATCAAAGAAATCGGCACTTACCAGTCGACTTATCCGTGGCGATGCAAACCGTTCCGGTTGAACCTTCCCCGATCTTGGTAAAGTTCTCCAGGTTCTCCCGGGGATCTCCGGCGGAGACCACCATTTGCAGGGCAGCGCGGAACTAAAATTACACAAACCGTCAGTAAATACATCACTCCTAACCTCCAAGATCAAAACCCCTTCTCACCTGCTCATGCGTCAACCGCTGCTCCGTCTTCGTAGAACCGGGTCCACCCTGCTGACTGCCGCCGCCCATCTGGACGGACGAGGTCGTACTCTGCGCCACCGAGATGTTGCCTCCGCTCGAGCTGGAGGCCCGCGAGTTGGCCTTTGTACTGGGATTAaggctgctgttgttgttcaaGCTATTTACACTCTGGTCGTTGTTCATGGAACCCGCGATCGAGGCAGGTGATGGCATCTTGTGGGGCATGTTGGGATGGTGGTGGTTCGGGAACTGGCCGGGGCCGTTCATGGGCGGATGGAGAGAACCGGGACCGCCGGGTGCTTGCTGGTGATGGCCTgggtgttgctgctgctgctgctgttgcattCCCGGAGCTGGTCCGCCCATGTGGTtcggatggtggtggtggtggtgatgatggCCAGCGGGATCCATATGGGGTGCGGTCATGCCGGGCTGGGGCTGTGGCATCTGGCCACCGTGCATACCCTGGTGGATGTGGTTGGTCGCCGGCTGTTGGGCGCCGTTATTGAAGTTGGGCTTGTTGTGCAACGGGGGTGGACCATTGccatgctgttgttgttgctgctgttgtggGGGGTGTCCTTGACCTGGGAATTGTCCAGGGAAGCCTTGCTGCGGGTATCGCATTACGCCGTCCGATCCGGTGGGGGAGGATTTTTGTGATCTGCAAATAAACAGTAGAGTTTAGTTTCAATTGTAATGATTCCATAAAAGGTATTTTCAAAATGACCAATCGATTTGATGACAACTTTCACGACTCAATGTTCAATTCAAGTCACGTTCGTTTCTTCTACAACCTACATCGTCCAGTCATTTAATATTCATGAGACGTAAAAATGCTTTTGCGTATTCGACAAAGATTTTGTCGCCTGACCAACAATTGAATCAAACAATGCCCAATTGAGATTCAATTATTAgtaatatacccattttaaagGCGCGTAACATTAGTCTTTGTAGAATTCCATCAAGCCCAACGATTTAAGCTTGCAATGTAGGGCAAGTATGCGAAGAAATCCATTATAAAAATCTCTAGCAGTTTTTCCAGCCCCAACCCGCCCTCAGTTGCTTCAAAAGGTAGCAAAAGAAGCTAAATGAGCTCAATTGTTTCGCCGCCCTCGTCGCGACTcgattttaccactttttctcTCGCtgcatgacgacgacgacgagcttcGAAATCATTGAAGCGTGTGTTGTCTTTCTCGGCTTCAAAACTAAAATCCGAGTTTGTTTGAAAACTTCCCCCCTAGACGGACGGCGAAACCGTAATATATTCAgagtcaattttatcaattataTTTCACTGTCACGTCAGGTGTGTGCGCTGCCTGGAAGCAATGCTGCTGCTTATGTAGGGCTTTAGGGTAACGAATTgtaatttgaatggttgatctAATTTGGGGGCACGCGATCTCTCGGTTTAATGTGCCGCGGCAGGTTTTCACTTTCGTGGAACGGAACAGTTTGGTACAGTAGGACGAAGTTTAAATTAGTGCTTTTTCACGGTTACCTTAAGATTCTATGGAACCTTTTAATTTgatacaaacattttcaaatgtatttacttgtttttttgtaatataaCATTacaggtgtgacaagatgtgacgaagggggcagggggggtttgcgagattgtgacgtcacgctaggttttttttatgattgcataatgttaattcgaaatgtacacagttaaattaaatcctctttgctaaaattgtttgcttactattatttagaagtaccgtcatcaggggtgacattgggtctgggggtgagattgggtcatccaaatttctgcatttttcatttttgtatgacccaaactcaccccccagactcaatgtcacccctgatgacggtatcacattataatttattatatagtcattttcattttttttttctttcaattttggccgatttttgcgtgacatactttatggatgacgcctagtaTGTGTAATGTAATTTTGTGAATACATGGCTCAAACAGCTGTCTCGGAAAGCCTTAGAGAATAGAAATTGTAGTTGAATTGAGTATTTATCTATATTGTCACCGTTTTTACCAAGAtcttttatttgtgttttgttttaatGCAAGCTGCAATAAGGTGCCCAGATAAAAATAAGCGCTGTGCCATAAGCATAAAACTGTTTGTGAGCAGGtccgtagccaggggggtgggcttcgggctgaagcccccccccccgaaatttttggaAGACATATGGGAAAGagcgaagaagaagaaaaaagaagaaaattaatattgaatgtaacattgaatgtttggcccttttgaaatgttagtcttgatttaagcttttcaaaaatatttttttcaaaggtgggcacttattttttaaaatgaataattgcgactattttgaataaagttaccaaaaatggctatgtgtgtgtgtggtccaatccaatacccgctaaccggtagcgaaattatgggaaagtataatttgtatcagactttgtatattctgaatgctgatacaacttatctcagtcccgggtattaggtggtgatagccctcgcgctgcttccaacaacccatttcagaatggcagagatcctagcggcccaattccgaggtcgttgggcattgtccggccccgccttaacatagaagcaagcaccagacggatccttgatctatcttaagactcccaatcccttcaggcaaatcagggatcagagcgtatttaatatgagaagaatacaacatgttttaggggaaggtggggcaagacgaccatatggggcaagaggaacaatcgttcgtacggccgtaatttttacaattttgattatttccagtatgaggaattgttgctagcaatgcaattagctgattctacttacatataaccgccaaaacgacgtgaacgccacggggcataagattaaatgaagtttttttcaaaaccgttgttttcttataatatttggaaggtacaaaataaggcttagggttcattttaaggctcattttatcaaaatgctatttttcctagatcagtattgtccctaccaatgacttgcacgtattataaagtatgatttaacttttggttatttttgttgatatctttaaaaaaatcttgttcaggtggggcaagtgtaccatatggattttgagtatggaaaaaaatacgaattgctggcaacaacatattttattgcgaaataaatacataaaagtacttaaaaactgataaacaattgttaaaaaaattgtccacgcaaaatatagtgatattatgaaaattcacTATAAGGCTTTTTAGGCccagtgaaagaaatataatttaacccaaaaatgacgaacttctcgtctcagtgccctgatgcaaacaaagaccgagctcgagctgtcacagccctgcgaagtatatttgctgacatatcgggcggccagtcaaaaaaaccagctagaagtcgcctgacaaaaaacttttgctagaaagagataggaaacctgatgcaaacaatcgtcctgctgtaatgtaaacatactttgaatgtgttggtaaatttctgactagaaagccttatttatcATCtaggcaatatttttttttttttcgtaaaaacgatcaaatttttagtacaatattattatttaatctaaaaatgaaagaaacgttccaAAACATTCTAATCTAATGTAattaagtgataacagttcaattgttagcaaattaacatgttttttcatgcattgttcctcttgccccaacgggttgttcgtcttgccccactagttgagtagaacgtacagaaaatcaaaaattttaaaatcatttttttttacattaaaaaacaggatttttcaaaaacttgttctatcaaagtcttagccaagacctagaataagatgattataataaaatccgacagattttttaacgtttttaatgggttataacgagcatttccttagcttgttacacttgccccactttcccctataacCTTTAGATGGCCGACTGATTAGAGTCCCagacagcgatggaataatcatcctcaaaagaaaatctctggacgttcatcaagagaaaaaatccgaaaggagcatggctctcctctctcgcgcacgaaagatcggtaaaaagaatctaaaaaaatcatcatcttgattattcggtggaatatctttttcacttctacacttgcaagtgtaccgtcacacgtcgaaaaatgacctgtcacattttgtagatgggcaatgtgtgtaaacaaagtcaaatgaatattattaagtggtgctaacaaggaaattcacaaaaaatcatcagcagattgattttcttggagattttcgggagcgattttcttttacgtgatttgcctcctctctctttcgcgggtgaagaaagttcgcaagcgaaattgatttttttgcgattattccatccttggtcccagaccatcaatccaaaggcgtgagttcgaatcccacctgattctgtttcgtttttgttcatattcaaagttcaaattactgaatccaaatttcaaaggtaccgactgggatttgatccctgaaccttctgcttgtgaggcagaagccgtaaccattaagccacggagccggttataaagttaccaaaaatggctataacttgaaaacggtgtcaaaatttcgctaaagcactttttgattgcaaattcgattttacatcgaaaaatgaagttgaaaactttttacgaccaatatttcgatttttttgaaaaaatctgtattgattaaaaaaaatcataactcgatcaaagattttttgccgaagacaccaaatcgatcaaaaaattccttcaaaagatacagatttttgaattttcacatcatatcatttttttatggacagctgccaaatttgtatggaaaattatatcaacgaactaatgatgcaaaatggcttctttgggcataccaaaggcaccaaaaaagtttcagccagattaaaaaatacaaaaaaaaatcgaatgaccgaaatctcagacaATTGCTCTTATATGTGCCTAAAATAACACTTCTACAAATTTTCAATGATATCAGGAAAGGTTGGGAACAATCGGTACAACCGATTCTTTATTGGGCATGGAATTCCTCTTTCTAAAAGAAATACGAATTATGCCAAACTGTGtaaagtgcaaaaaaagttatccaattttgataaaattttagattttggcatttttgggtagtatcaacagccccaaCCAAATTGAGCTTGTTaagagaaagttttttttagaatttaaacatttttgtgtaAAGTTCATATGGAACAACTCATAAATCACTCTGAAATTACGATACCTCTTCGCTTAACTTATTGAATGATTTACATAAAACAGAAACTAAAATAGGTAATATTTTCTTCAACATTCAGTGTTGAAAGATCTTTTTTTACTCATTATACAAGTATTGTTCAAATTGcaaccgaaacatttttgaatcttattcaaatagttttgaatatttttgatttgatgattttgttCAGTAGCACATTAAAACTTTAACCGTACCAATAAAACCAACTTTCGTACTAAGACAAACTCTAAACTCTCATCGGCCCAAcacctaaaaaacaaaaactttgacaGGTCAAAGTTTGCGCCAAACCACCCCCTATTTGTCACAACATCAATCTGAAAGTCTTCCACCCACGCGCGTGTGACGACAGCTGTTTTCACGTGTTTGTTTGCTTGCttccacatttttttgttgttgttgtgcgtGCGGTTTGTTTCGTTTTCATTCCCATGAGACTGGAATTCAACCGACAACAGTAAAGCGCAAATCTTATTTATGTTCTTCGTTAGGGTGGCTTTTTGTGAGAAATCGTATGACGATTTTTAGTGAAATGTTTtgtgtactatttttttaattgtttcgttagcaaattaagcaattttcaacaaaataacaCTAATTTAAAAGAAGTTTGCTGAGTACGTTCAAATTAGCAAGATCTtccaaaaattagtattttgtaCATACACCCTATAGTGGCAGCGCTTCCAAGTTGGAAGTTCCAACAGTTCAAGGTAGAGTGAAAgtgcactgctgctgctgctgctgcttgtacGTACTGTACGGCATTAAAAGGCAGCGATTAAACTTGAGCTTGGTCGAATCGTCACCATGGCAGTAGCAGGTTCGTGACTTCCACCTTCCATATAGTATGGCTTTGGCTTAGGCACGGGGCTTTATTTGTGGGAACTAGCGCGGCTATTATAATATAAAATCAATCAACCGTTGATGTTTGGTATTGATGTTGAAAGGCCAGCAGCCACATTAGAGTACACCACCAGAAGTCAGGTTGTTTGGTTCGGCGGGACAatagttttgtgtttttgtggaaGGGGAAAAGCCAACCAAGGGAAATGGCCCACAGGGAAGGAAATGAGAAAACGAAAATAAaccacaaaaataaatatttagacGTGGGGCTCTGTGCGTAACAGAAGACGGTAGGGGGATCGTTCGTCAGGTTGGACACGGACGGCTCGGTTGGCTGGGCGGTATTGTTTGTCATGTTTTGACCGTAATGGGACGACAGATCCATTCAGCTAACCAACCGTTTCATTTTTCTTCGCTTCGTTTTCATTGGCTTGGCGTGTGGGGGCGGTATGGAATTTGATGTGAACTCACATAAATCTGAAATGTTTAGTTGGTTGTAAATCTTTCCAAATGAAAACGTGCATATTTGGGTGAGCGCTGAAtcccaaaaatgtaaaaaacattaGTTTGGAACTTTTGTCACGAGCATTAGGGTGAAAAGTCTGAAATAATCGATCTCAAACAGGTACCAAGCTTAATTTGGCGAAAGGTCAAATCTTACACAATTGCCATCTATTATATACGCGTCGATTTCCTAGAAATGAGTCATTTgaacccaagtctgatacaagtTATACTTTTCCCTAATTTCATTGTCGGCCAGCGGTAATGGTTACACTCACAATCTTCAGTATATTTCaatccaaacatttcattagggcacaaaaccaaaacgtaaacattcgggattgTTCCACTATTCCATCCATTAGTACACTctctacatgccctccaagattcagtttttttttattcataacttatttttattaggtcctttaggTGCtaagaccaggttaggaccaaggatcagtttaaaaataaataaaaaactaattacactccatacttggagatcatgtaactgacgagggttacttggtccaagcgggtcttgcaggttttgaacctgccgatgtactcggagaaaatgcctTACAGCTCAGcagaactgtagagcaccttggctgcttcctgcggggcgagggcgatccttcgattttccgtccggaattgcgcccggcagcggagggaactccgccggtgtgaacgccggaactgctggactctgcttccttgccggcggtttcggtttcgacgcctgctggcgcctctggatgaagtccgcacgcttgggacagctgcggtccgtggctccGTGAGCTCCACAGCAGTTGGCACACTGCTTCGACTCTGCTTCTTgaactttgcactcgtccgtcttgtggggactcccacagttgttgcacctccccttgagaTGACAGTTCCTgattccatgacccagctgcaagccgTTCCTGCACTgagtcacgttcggccgcttgttccggtaggcctcccgccggatgatagtgcttgccacaacattcattgcagagagcttctgcagattggtgtatcccttggggaagaccaccgtgtacggagtttcgtccacggtggacttttccttccgcttgatgacatgcacctccagcgtgtccagcttgagatccctcttcagaaggtacttgacctcgtccggtttcagttcatcaggaaaaccacgaagaaccacccgacgatttcgttcgctccgtcgttcgtgggtgtagaattccactttcttcctCTTGACGAGCTCCAAcaacttgtcaaaatcgttGACAGcgaagcaggtcaccttggttccaaatcgggttagtttgtaaatcggatcgaaaccaaatttacaactttccactatcgctacgagcttgtaaaaatccgtggtgttTTTCACCACCAAAAATGGTTTCTTTTGTTTACTTTCCGACTGGCCGGGTGCTAGAACCgcgtctcctcctcctgcttggctggcattgttgttatttttgttttccgctagcgggctgaacttgttgttgagcAGATTCTGCTCACCATTCTTTCTCCGGCGACAGCTCCGGTGACCTCAGgggacttcttccgcttccgatttccGTGGATGAGTTGAAAGTCATCCGTCTCGGAggtctcttccacctccatctgtCAAACAACGCGAGGCACGCAACGTTGCCTTTAGCGCGCACGTCACAACACGTCTGCTCTGATCAAGCTGTCGGCGATGGATCCAAGAttcagattgatagcaaacaatttcctattgaaaaaatcacaaacacaaaagggcacataacaatgttcactccaaactagacaaaaagttcaattgtgcccttttctttttcgttagtttttcgtagtTGAGGAACTTTCTATAttataaattgaacttttcatacattcttaacattaattaacttcaaaacaaagtttgatttaCGTTTCACCCaggatttctgcagaaaaaaaacttcgtcgaaatacaatattagttctggagcaacacgagaaaagggcggataagcattttcaTAGTTggaacttttttgcaaattccgagccaacatGTAACTTTTTCTCAGAACTCGAAATGtgaaacaatagctggcctccCCAGTTACCTTTTAACACTGCGGGTTTTGTTGAATAGTTAGCTTTGGgctcagaatttgcaaaataattccAGCTGTcgaaatgcttatgcgcccttttcaaatgttgctccagagttACGGTCCCGCGCTCGCTGTTCGGTAcacttttaaagaatttttatgtttcacatacctaatctacaccattcgatcacaaaacttcaccaattatcaaaatttccgctggattcctcattatttctaactaaacaaaagggcccataaccataattcaaaacaacaatcgggtgacagcgctttagtgcccttttagttctcttcgaaattgcattcagaaagggcccattatgaacaacagttggaaagttaaaagggcccaataacgagattttttaaattatgagttttattgcgaaaatcaacataaattaggAAGCATtcaagcagagttgaggataatgatgtgttttatcgtatcatttgtaaaaataccatcagtcaagcttcttttttaaataggaattgaaacaagttgtccactttttgcaagcgattttctcgaatcgcggtttttggttttgtgccctaatgaaatgtttggctcgatttcTTCTTGAATGTCGGCAAAACTTTGAGATTTTAACAAAATAGGATTTTATTAGTCAAACCTTAACCCAGATAACCCTAAACCGGAAGTGTCCTGGGGCGTGTGAAACCATTTCCAATCGTAAAAACACAATCAGTGAATCCGTTCCACTTAGTTTAAACGGGGACCCGCCACCGTTGAAGTGTGCAACCTACCGTGAACAACATCTTCTGCGCTGCGCGATTGAAGatgtttcaaatttataaaattttacttcCGCTGACAACGCCGTGCACAACTCATCATCACCGCCaacaaatcaaatcataaaTCGTTATCTCGCGC harbors:
- the LOC120431969 gene encoding serine/threonine-protein kinase PAK mbt; the protein is MFSKKKKKPQISFPSNFEHRVHTGFDKREGRYVGLPLQWASIVGNNQILKSTNRPLPLIDPSEITPTEILDLKTIVRPHGQNPNSSAASTTGSLGEPGKLVLPKTSSVARSNSLRSSSPPRVRRGELRANTNVPPSVPEEPLHLGGGQSPFPTQPNNNFPPVPAKQHFAGNPHPHPHHQQQQPFGENAAFNHLNNNYDPQQNHVHQHPHQPVGSHNHHHLNGNVVTAPATAGQQQQTNPVGNNGTNGNHPANPMNVMTDGGMLYNNRSQKSSPTGSDGVMRYPQQGFPGQFPGQGHPPQQQQQQQHGNGPPPLHNKPNFNNGAQQPATNHIHQGMHGGQMPQPQPGMTAPHMDPAGHHHHHHHHPNHMGGPAPGMQQQQQQQHPGHHQQAPGGPGSLHPPMNGPGQFPNHHHPNMPHKMPSPASIAGSMNNDQSVNSLNNNSSLNPSTKANSRASSSSGGNISVAQSTTSSVQMGGGSQQGGPGSTKTEQRLTHEQFRAALQMVVSAGDPRENLENFTKIGEGSTGTVCIATDKSTGRQVAVKKMDLRKQQRRELLFNEVVIMRDYHHPNIVETYSSFLVNDELWVVMEYLEGGALTDIVTHSRMDEEQIATVCKQCLKALSYLHSQGVIHRDIKSDSILLASDGRVKLSDFGFCAQVSQELPKRKSLVGTPYWMSPEVISRLPYGPEVDIWSLGIMVIEMIDGEPPFFNEPPLQAMRRIRDMPPPKLKNSHKVSSRLQNFLDRMLVRDPVQRATAAELLAHPFLRQAGPPSLLVPLMRGARHSNC